A section of the Lagopus muta isolate bLagMut1 chromosome 17, bLagMut1 primary, whole genome shotgun sequence genome encodes:
- the PIWIL1 gene encoding piwi-like protein 1 has translation MTGRARARARGRPPSQEAAIPPVGAASAQKTLPSRPPGQQQSLLPCRPPALAEEPGGRGRQRGPQDAPKTLGLQISAGFQELSLADRGGRRRDFHDLGVNTRQAIEHVRESKTGSSGAVIKLIANFFRLTSRPQWALYQYHIDYNPEMEARRLRSALLFQHEDLIGKTHAFDGSILFLPKRLLNKVTEVFSKTRNGEDVRITITLTNELPPTSPTCLQFYNIIFRRLLKMMNLQQIGRNYYNPKDPVSIPNHRLMVWPGFTSSILQYEENIMLCADVSHKILRSETVLDSMYSLYEQVEERRFRDACAKELIGVIVLTKYNNRTYRVDDIDWDANPQCTFRRADGSEISYIDYYRRQYNQEISDLNQPVLISQCRRKRGNVMVGPVVLIPELCYLTGLTEKMRNDFNMMKDLSVHTRLSPEQRQREIGKLIDYMKKDECVQKELRDWGLSFDSNLLSFKGRVVQAEKILQSGNVFDYNPQFADWSRETRVAPLICAKPLDNWLLIYTRRNYDAANTLLQNLFKVTPSMGIRMNKATMIEVDDRTEAYLRVLQQSITPDTNIAVCILSSTRKDKYDAIKKYLCTDCPVPSQCVIARTLSKPQTTLAIVTKIALQMNCKMGGELWSVEIPLKQLMIVGIDCYHDTLAGKQSIAGFVASLNETMTRWFSRCVVQSRGQELVDGLKACLQTALREWFKWNKYLPSRIIVYRDGVGDGQLNTLVNYEVPQFLDCLKTVGKDYNPRLTVIVVKKRVSTRFFAQVAGGLKNPPPGTVVDIEVTRPEWYDFFIVSQAVRNGCVAPTHYNVIYDTSKLKPDHVQRLTYKLCHMYYNWSGVIRVPAPCQYAHKLAFLVGQSIHREPNMLLSDRLYYL, from the exons ATGACGGGAAGAGCTAGAGCCAGAGCGAGAGGAAGGCCTCCAAGTCAGGAGGCTGCCATTCCTCCTGTGGGAGCTGCATCT GCTCAAAAGACTTTGCCCAGTCGTCCACCTGGGCAGCAGCAATCGCTGCTGCCGTGTCGTCCTCCAGCACTGGCAGAAGAACCTGGTGGCCGTGGGCGACAGAGAGGCCCTCAGGATGCTCCAAAGACACTAG GATTACAGATTTCGGCAGGGTTTCAGGAGCTGTCCTTAGCGGATAGGGGTGGACGTCGTCGGGATTTCCATGACCTCGGGGTAAATACTCGGCAAGCCATAGAACACGTTCGAGAATCAAAAACTG GCTCTTCAGGTGCTGTGataaaattaattgcaaattTTTTTCGTCTCACATCTCGACCCCAATGGGCTTTGTATCAGTACCATATAGACTACAATCCTGAGATGGAAGCACGCCGCCTTCGATCAGCTTTGCTCTTTCAGCATGAAGACCTAATTGGGAAGACACATGCATTTGATGGATCAATATTATTCTTGCCCAAAAGACTGTTGAATAAG gttactgaagtattttctaaGACCCGAAATGGAGAAGATGTGAGGATCACAATCACATTGACTAATGAGTTACCACCTACTTCACCTACGTGTCTGCAGTTTTACAACATCATTTTTAGAAG GCTTTTGAAGATGATGAATTTGCAGCAAATTGGACGTAACTATTACAACCCTAAGGACCCAGTCAGCATCCCTAATCACAG GTTGATGGTTTGGCCAGGCTTCACAAGTTCTATTCTCCAGTATGAGGAGAACATTATGTTATGTGCAGATGTGAGCCATAAGATTCTTCGCAGTGAAACAGTTTTGGATTCTATGTACAGCCTCTATGAACAGGTtgaagagagaagatttagagATGCCTGTGCAAAGGAGCTGATAGGTGTAATTGTTCTTACGAA GTACAATAACAGAACATACAGAGTTGATGACATCGACTGGGATGCCAATCCACAGTGTACTTTCAGACGAGCAGACGGCTCTGAAATCAGCTATATAGACTACTACAGAAGG CAATATAATCAAGAAATCAGTGACTTGAACCAGCCTGTCTTGATCAGTCAGTGTcggaggaagagaggaaatgtGATGGTAGGACCTGTGGTTCTGATCCCAGAGCTGTGCTATCTAACAG GATTAACTGAGAAGATGAGGAATGATTTTAACATGATGAAAGACTTGTCTGTTCATACACGACTTTCGCCTGAGCAAAGACAACGTGAAATTGGAAAGCTTATTGACTACATGAAAAA AGATGAATGTGTTCAGAAGGAACTCCGGGACTGGGGTTTAAGCTTTGATTCTAACTTACTATCCTTTAAGGGAAGAGTTGTTCAAGCTGAAAAGATCCTTCAATCAGGAAACGTG TTTGATTACAATCCTCAGTTTGCTGATTGGTCACGGGAAACCAGGGTGGCTCCCTTAATCTGCGCCAAGCCTTTGGACAACTGGCTGCTGATCTACACGCGGCGCAACTACGATGCTGCCAATACGTTACTGCAGAATCTGTTCAAAGTCACACCATCCATGGGAATCAGGATGAACAAGGCAACCAT GATTGAAGTGGATGATAGAACAGAAGCTTATTTAAGGGTTTTGCAACAAAGTATTACTCCAGACACGAACATA GCAGTTTGTATTTTGTCTAGTACCCGAAAGGATAAGTATGATGCCATCAAGAAATACCTATGTACGGATTGTCCCGTTCCAAGTCAGTGTGTGATTGCTCGTACTTTAAGCAAGCCTCAGACAACTCTGGCCATAGTGACAAAAATTGCCTTGCAAATGAACTGTAAGATGGGTGGAGAACTTTGGAGTGTTGAGATCCCA CTGAAACAATTAATGATTGTGGGCATTGATTGTTACCATGATACTTTAGCTGGAAAGCAGTCGATTGCTGGATTTGTCGCTAGCCTGAATGAAACAATGACAAG GTGGTTTTCACGCTGTGTTGTTCAAAGCCGTGGGCAGGAACTTGTGGATGGGCTCAAAGCCTGCTTGCAAA ctgcTCTAAGAGAATGGTTCAAGTGGAATAAGTATTTGCCCTCTCGCATTATTGTGTATCGTGATGGTGTAGGAGATGGGCAGCTCAATACTTTGGTGAATTATGAAGTGCCTCAGTTTCTGGATTGCTTGAAGACCGTTGGTAAAGACTACAA TCCAAGACTGACTGTGATTGTTGTGAAGAAACGAGTGAGTACCAGATTCTTTGCACAGGTTGCTGGAGGACTTAAAAACCCACCCCCTGGTACTGTTGTTGATATAGAGGTGACCAGACCAGAATG GTATGATTTCTTTATTGTGAGTCAGGCAGTGAGAAATGGCTGTGTTGCACCCACTCATTATAACGTAATATATGACACAAGCAAGCTGAAACCAGATCACGTGCAACGTTTAACCTACAAACTTTGCCACATGTACTATAACTGGTCG GGTGTTATCAGAGTACCTGCTCCTTGCCAGTATGCCCATAAACTGGCTTTCCTTGTAGGACAGAGCATTCACAGGGAACCAAATATGTTGCTTTCAGACAGACTTTACTATCTCTGA